A window of Micromonas commoda chromosome 13, complete sequence contains these coding sequences:
- a CDS encoding predicted protein, protein MRAQMAASPGGKKGGTHKAPMLTPKEYTSLQWFKLDPGRVPRRPKEKSLGSPWKHRPKQSIDPGLGVDVQQCRLQARGKDQLGEDMKEFTRGYYLKEYRIVDNVMGKELQDLTMMVEEDDWFD, encoded by the coding sequence ATGAGGGCACAGATGGCAGCGTCGCCCGGGGGAAAGAAAGGAGGCACACACAAGGCGCCGATGCTGACGCCCAAGGAGTACACCTCGCTGCAGTGGTTCAAACTGGACCCCGGGAgggtgccgcggcggccgaaaGAGAAGTCGCTCGGGTCGCCGTGGAAGCACCGACCGAAACAGTCGATCGATCCGGGCTTGGGCGTCGACGTACAACAATGTCGGTTGCAGGCGCGGGGGAAAGATCAGCTGGGCGAGGACATGAAGGAGTTCACCCGGGGGTACTACCTGAAGGAGTACAGGATCGTGGACAACGTCATGGGGAAGGAGCTGCAGGACCTGACGATGatggtggaggaggacgactgGTTCGACTAA
- a CDS encoding predicted protein, whose amino-acid sequence MAEEDTTVKEPLDLIRLSLDERVYVKLRGEREIRGKLHAYDQHLNMILGDVEETITTVEIDDETYEEIIKTTKRAVRFLFVRGDAVTLVSPPLRT is encoded by the exons ATGGCCGAGGAGGACACCACGGTCAAGGAGCCGCTCGATCTCATCCGCCTGTCGCTGGACGAGCGGGTGTACGTCAAGCTCAGGGGCGAGCGGGAGATCCGGGGCAAGCTCCACGCGTACGATCAGCACCTCAACAtgatcctcggcgacgtcgaggagacgATCACGACGGTggagatcgacgacgagacgtaCGAGGAGATCATCAAG ACGACCAAGCGTGCGGTGAGGTTCCTCttcgtgcgcggcgacgcggtgaccctCGTGTCCCCGCCCCTGCGCACGTGA
- a CDS encoding predicted protein — MQAPPTNIDWDALDSQFQDNTVVQIMDKALELFGDGLAIAFSGAEDVALIQYAKLTGRPFRVFSLDTGRLNPETYQLFDDVEKHFDIKIEFTFPDEDAVTKLVNEKGMFSFYEDGHKECCGVRKVQPLRKKLKTLNAWVTGQRKDQSPGTRMAVPAVQVDPVFEGAAGGAGSLVKFNPLTNATSQEVWDFLRVMGTPVNKLHEMGYVSIGCAPCTRAVLPGQQEREGRWWWEDSAMKECGLHSGNLTAEQQAKQDAREATEEDIFNEVTAVDHAAIDALRVEPTHSKTTLAVLYAPWCPFCQAMVAGYEEAAASFAAKGVDVVKFRADGDEKEWSKENLELKSFPTVLLFPEGRGGFVKLGSERRDPDSLNIFVESIVGKL; from the coding sequence ATGCAAGCTCCTCCGACGAATATCGACTGGGACGCCCTCGATTCCCAGTTCCAAGACAACACAGTGGTGCAAATCATGGACAAAGCCCTCGAGCtcttcggcgacggcctcgccatcgccttctccggcgccgaggacgtcgcgctgaTCCAGTACGCCAAGCTCACCGGCCGCCCCTTTCGCGTCTTCTCCCTCGACACCGGTCGGTTGAACCCCGAGACGTACCAGctcttcgacgacgtcgagaagCACTTCGACATCAAGATCGAGTTCACCttccccgacgaggacgcggtgaccAAGCTGGTGAACGAGAAGGGCATGTTCTCCTTCTACGAGGACGGACACAAGGAGTGCTGCGGCGTTCGCAAGGTCCAGCCGCTGCGAAAGAAGCTGAAGACGCTCAACGCGTGGGTCACCGGCCAGCGTAAAGACCAGAGCCCGGGGACGCGCATGGCGGTCCCGGCGGTGCAGGTGGACCCGGTgttcgagggcgccgcggggggcgccgggtCGCTCGTGAAGTTTAACCCCCTCACCAACGCCACGTCTCAGGAGGTTTGGGACTTTCTCAGGGTCATGGGCACCCCGGTGAACAAGCTCCACGAGATGGGGTACGTCTCCATCGGGTGCGCGCCGTGCACCAGGGCGGTGCTTCCCGGCcagcaggagcgcgagggccgATGGTGGTGGGAGGACTCCGCGATGAAAGAGTGCGGGCTGCACTCGGGGAACCTCACCGCGGAGCAACAGGCGAAGCAGGACGCGCGGGAAGCCACGGAGGAGGACATCTTCAACGAggtcaccgcggtggaccacgcggcgatcgacgcgctcagGGTCGAGCCGACGCACTCCaagacgacgctcgcggtgctgTACGCGCCGTGGTGCCCGTTTTGCCAGGCGATGGTGGCCGGGtacgaggaagccgcggcttcgttcgccgccaaggGCGTGGACGTGGTCAAGttccgcgcggacggcgacgagaaggagTGGAGCAAGGAGAACCTGGAGCTCAAGTCGTTCCCGACGGTGTTACTGTTCCCggaggggcggggcgggttcGTGAAGCTGGGGTCGGAGCGGAGGGATCCGGATTCGCTGAACATCTTCGTCGAGTCCATCGTCGGCAAGCTGTGA
- a CDS encoding predicted protein encodes MPVYPPNTPLTKINPRPRGVEPPITPWDAGRANHPETWGKAGGGMPAFTPTSQLKKRKNYHKRCAFIMQTLEHEKMTEIAATSPVVPFRPGDVVRVKVEVLENRRRANDFTGVCIARRNRGMGSTFTLRTVLANAPVERTFPLYSPTIKEFEVLERRKVRRGKLYYLRDKPLRFSRV; translated from the coding sequence ATGCCCGTCTACCCACCCAACACCCCACTCACCAAGATCaacccgcgcccccgcggcgtcgagcccccGATCACACCCTGGGACGCCGGTCGCGCGAACCACCCGGAGACGTGGGGTAAAGCCGGCGGAGGGATGCCCGCGttcacgccgacgtcgcagCTGAAGAAGCGCAAAAACTACCACAAGCGATGCGCGTTCATCATGCAGACGCTGGAGCACGAGAAGATGAcggagatcgcggcgacgtcgccggtggtACCGTTTCGGccgggcgacgtcgtcagGGTCAAGGTTGAGGTTTTGGAGAACAGGCGGAGGGCGAACGATTTCACCGGCGTATGCATCGCGAGGAGGAACCGGGGGATGGGGAGCACGTTCACGCTGCGGACGGTGCTGGCCAACGCGCCGGTGGAGCGCACGTTCCCGCTGTACTCGCCGACGATCAAGGAGTTCGAGGTGCTGGAGCGGAGGAAGGTGCGGCGGGGGAAGCTGTATTACCTGCGCGACAAGCCGCTTCGGTTCAGCAGGGTTTAG
- a CDS encoding predicted protein: MGAGGVGAAGMVNPLGGGMGGGIDLGGFSLPAGTDPEIIAAAAAAAAAAAAQKKQQLLLLQQQQQQQQQQQQQVGGGTGSSMTIPAPRTSARKLSAAAPGFVANGNGGGISFGTGAASFDLGRGFDRLSLDQDQAYFPPRS, encoded by the coding sequence atgggcgcgggtggggtcggcgcggcggggatggtCAAtcccctcggcggcgggatgggcggcgggatcgacctcggcgggttCAGCCTGCCGGCGGGAACCGACCCGGAGAttatcgccgccgccgccgccgcggcggcggctgctgctgcccAGAAGAAGCAGCAGCTGCTCCTCCTTCAGCAACAGCAAcaacagcagcagcagcagcagcagcaggttGGGGGAGGGACGGGAAGCTCCATGACGATTCCCGCGCCTcgaacgtcggcgcggaAACTGTCCGCGGCTGCGCCCGGTTTCGTCGCCAACGGCAACGGAGGGGGCATATCATTCggaaccggcgcggcgtccttcgaTCTCGGGCGAGGGTTCGATCGCCTGAGCCTCGACCAGGACCAAGCGTACTTTCCTCCGCGCAGTTAG
- a CDS encoding predicted protein: MSTRGDRSRPAPDRAGDADAAKTSRRPRRDTGYVGESPADDDEVGRSIPRGDAAVEDVTVAMRHLRTVEEAEEATAEEEDRGAHADDERDDDDAMATARPEPRGEWTTKPATETSWRGDGRVAAWLAERERKANKRALGPLRRARKELEWITRRRSAQIANYRRDRKIEIEEQREAMAQAKVASYGAAAKDGADVVTTNDRVGVIEDAAAVIERSRAIARLPARVSVPRFNAAGGARRTTRGGRKKKTSAALPWVTAPARANRRSRTDGSQRVEHAPHGARFVNQRSVWVAPGVFVQMARDDTKVPRDAARRNAAVFGGAPYDAREEEAARRRRASDVPEFFE; encoded by the coding sequence atgtcgacgcgcggcgaccgttcgcgtcccgcgcccgaccgcgcgggcgacgccgacgcggcgaagacctcgcgccgaccgcggcgagacACCGGCTACGTCGGCGAAtcccccgcggacgacgacgaggtcggaAGGTCGattccccgcggcgacgcggcggtcgaggacgtcaccgtcgccatGCGCCATTTACggacggtggaggaggcggaggaggcgacggcggaggaggaggaccgcggcgcgcacgccgacgacgagcgcgacgatgacgacgcgatggcgacggcccgtcccgagccgcgcggcgaatggacgacgaagccggcgacggagacgagctggcggggcgacggccgAGTCGCGGCGTGGCtagccgagcgcgagcgcaagGCGAAcaagcgcgcgctcggcccgctccgacgcgcgcgcaaGGAGCTCGAGTGGATCACGCGCCGGCGCAGCGCGCAGATCGCGAATTACAGGCGAGACCGCAAGATCGAGAtcgaggagcagcgcgaggccATGGCGCAGGCCAAGGTGGCGtcgtacggcgccgcggccaaggacGGGGCGGACGTTGTAACGACGaacgaccgcgtcggcgtcattgaggacgcggcggccgtcatcgagcgctcgcgcgcgatcgcccgcctgcccgcgcgcgtcagcgtcCCGCGGttcaacgccgccggcggtgcgcggcgcACCACGAGAGGCGGCCGGAAGAAGAagacctccgccgcgctcccgtgggtcaccgcgcccgcgcgagcgaaccGGCGCTCGAGAACCGACGGCTCGCAAAGGGTTGAACACGCCCCCCACGGCGCGAGGTTCGTCAACCAGCGAAGCGTCTGGGTCGCGCCTGGGGTGTTCGTGCAgatggcgcgcgacgacacGAAGGTTCCaagggacgccgcgaggcgcaacgcggcggtgttcgggggcgcgccctacgacgcgagggaagaagaggcggcgcggaggaggcgagccTCCGACGTTCCAGAGTTTTTCGAGTGA
- a CDS encoding predicted protein has protein sequence MSAAYARSIAGLGHGAPPARGRRAPRRVAAVAEAGPTPEAVEAAYTACEASTRASSATFHFATLLMRPTQRRSVQAIYAWCRELDETVDGVEALKAPREEADRKLSAIEADLRAMFDDDDRGGGPTIALADTIRRTPGLEAGPFLDMIAGMRSDLAVTLDVNTGLPSVMFDDWPALRAYCYRVAGTVGLMTLPVMGTARGYTMEQASTPGIELGIALQLTNILRDVGEDARRGRLYLPLDAIAKHGLTPREILDGVLDERYEALIESEIRRAEAHFARAAGGVRMLAPAARLPVLAAAEVYGALLQKVRDNGYDNHTKRAYTTSWEKLRALPGLVRRAWFEP, from the exons atgagcgcggcgtacgcACGATCCATCGCGGGTTTGGGacacggcgcgccgcccgcccgcggtcgtcgcgcgccgcgtcgcgtcgccgccgtcgccgaggcgggtcCGACGCCCGAGGCTGTCGAAGCCGCGTACACGGCGTGCGAGGCGAGCACGCGAGCGAGCTCCGCCACGTTCCATTTCGCGACGCTGCTCATGCGCCCGACGCAGCGGCGGAGCGTGCAGGCCATCTACGCGTGGTGCAGAGAGCTGGACGAGACCGTGGACGGCGTGGAAGCGCTGAAGGCcccgagggaggaggcggaccGGAAGCTCAGCGCCATCGAGGCGGACCTGCGCGCCatgttcgacgacgacgaccggggcggcggcccc accatcgcgctcgcggacacGATCCGACGCACGCCGGGCCTCGAGGCGGGGCCGTTCCTGGACATGATCGCGGGCATGCGCTCGGACCTCGCCGTGACCCTCGACGTGAACACCGGTCTGCCCTCGGTGATGTTCGACGATTGGCCGGCGCTGCGCGCGTACTGCTACCGGGTCGCCGGGACGGTGGGTTTAATGACGCTCCCGGTCATGGGCACCGCGCGGGGGTACACGATGGAGCaggcgtccacgcccggaATCGAACTCGGGATCGCGCTGCAGCTGACGAACATCTTGAGGGACGTGGGCGAAGACGCCAGGCGGGGGCGGCTGTACCTGCCTTTAGACGCGATCGCGAAACACGGTTTGACACCGCGAGagatcctcgacggcgtcctggACGAGCGGTACGAAGCTCTGATCGAGAGCGAGATTCGcagggcggaggcgcactttgcacgcgcggcgggcggggttCGGATgttggcgccggcggcgcggcttcccgtgctcgccgccgccgaggtttaCGGCGCGCTGCTCCAAAAGGTGAGAGACAACGGGTACGATAACCACACCAAGCGCGCGTACACGACGAGCTGGGAGAAGCTTCGCGCGTTACCCGGCTTGGTACGACGCGCGTGGTTCGAACCTTGA
- a CDS encoding predicted protein produces MSLLNTDEWMRSVDVPVYAGNGEGAPRPRGVPQTLQFRNGIPFQTVTNRATAPPGPTAPWDKHDPRWGTNRPSTASNAPAAVPTRKPSWLAYDGVKLQWRGYFEDLETTKRTGLPRVRKCFITYHLEDGTVDVREPREVNSGIVQGPLLHRMPCDNANGERMSFRDIRVGEPIAIFSRTYNVLGCDEFTRAFLAKEGVHVPPEIPFPHERDPEPPKGQFKSAPSVMPAAFGAPPRLPDASSVGGVSVRFNSDGVAVEVPTGGDDARGSTGVRPAPPSAIAGLKEAAGRQFLAYDRRVLRFFGTCEVPAGGDDARLVGSTRNFVVHYYLADDTVEVLEVMPGNAGREPYGKFLKRQKLPRATLAGGGYRYGVGIRPASDETLRARRREPDGFYHWRDFRVGEDVVVFGLVLTLRDCDEHTKAWYATECGLTDDDFPSMPPPAGPPPIPKMVVPPNVSGIGSEADSLNSVYRLVPKVPKKDVSFDEWLINQGQVMRFTGTLVDGPGKPPVPENEKARTFVVSFFLEDNTLAVFEPPVANSGYPGGKYLERRPARKTSGSNVYLRARDCHVGAVLEIKGTWMRLNAADDATLAIMEARPKEFPGSDARAVVTALTQALARSGSTAAKELSRLCAVEDAKLGGGGAMVLNRAAFLNVMCELCAHAPGLGEFVDAQRLITLWRVLPKVSFDPSQTRLPAGVPKEALGEDHALIADVFETLSVPFER; encoded by the coding sequence ACGAATCgcccgtccaccgcgtccaacgccccggcggcggtgcccacgCGCAAACCCTCGTGGCTGGCGTACGACGGCGTGAAGCTGCAGTGGCGCGGGTACTTCGAGGATCTCGAGACCACCAAGCGCACGGGTTTGCCGCGCGTGCGCAAGTGCTTCATCACCTACCACCTGGAGGACGGCACCgtggacgtccgcgagccCAGAGAGGTCAACAGCGGCATCGTCCAGGGCCCGCTCCTCCATCGCATGCCATGCGACAACGCCAACGGCGAGCGCATGTCCTTCAGAGACATCAGAGTGGGCGAGCCCATCGCCATCTTCTCGCGCACCTACAACGTCCTCGGCTGCGACGAATTCACCCGAGCGttcctcgccaaggagggCGTGCACGTGCCGCCGGAGATCCCGTTCccgcacgagcgcgaccCGGAGCCGCCGAAGGGCCAGTTCaagtccgcgccgagcgtgaTGCCCGCCGCGTTTGGAGCGCCCCCGAGGCTGCCCGACGCATcatccgtcggcggcgtgtccGTGCGGTTCAactccgacggcgtcgccgtcgaggttccaaccggcggtgacgacgcccgcggatccaccggcgtccgccccgcgccccccagcgcgatcgcggggcTCAAGGAAGCCGCGGGTCGGCAGTTTCTAGCGTACGACCGCCGAGTGCTGCGCTTCTTCGGAACGTGCGAAgttcccgccggcggcgacgacgcgaggctcgTGGGCTCGACGCGCAACTTCGTGGTGCACTACTACCTGGCGGACGATACCGTGGAGGTGCTGGAGGTGATGCCCGGGAACGCGGGCCGCGAGCCGTACGGCAAGTTTCTCAAGCGTCAGAAGctgccgagggcgacgctcgccggcggcggctaccgGTACGGCGTGGGCATCaggcccgcgagcgacgagacgctgcgagcgaggcggcgcgagcccgaCGGGTTTTACCACTGGAGGGACTTTCGCGTGGGTGAAGACGTGGTGGTGTTTGGGTTGGTGCTGACGCTCAGGGACTGCGACGAGCACACCAAGGCTTGGTACGCGACTGAGTGCGGCTTGACGGATGACGATTTTCCGTCGatgccgccccccgcggggccgccgccgattcCCAAAATGGTCGTGCCCCCCAACGTCTCCGGCATCGGGAGCGAGGCGGACTCGCTCAACAGCGTGTACAGGCTGGTGCCCAAGGTGCCCAAGAAGGACGTGAGCTTCGACGAGTGGCTCATCAACCAAGGGCAGGTGATGCGTTTCACCGGTACGCTCGTGGACGGGCCGGGTAAGCCCCCGGTTCCCGAGAACGAAAAGGCCAGGACCTTCGTCGTGTCCTTCTTCCTGGAGGACAACACCCTCGCCGTCTTCGAGCCCCCCGTCGCCAACTCCGGCTACCCCGGCGGGAAGTACCTCGAACGGAGGCCCGCCAGGAAGACTTCGGGGAGCAACGTGTACCTCAGGGCGAGAGATTGCCACGTGGGCGCCGTCCTGGAGATCAAAGGGACGTGGATGCGgctgaacgcggcggacgacgccacccTCGCCATCATGGAGGCCCGGCCCAAAGAGTTCCCGGGGtcggacgcccgcgccgtggtcaccgcgctcacccaggcgctcgcgcgctccggttcgacggcggcgaaggagctgAGCCGGCTCtgcgccgtcgaggatgcCAAActgggcgggggcggcgcgatggtgCTGAACAGGGCGGCGTTTCTGAACGTCATGTGCGAGCtgtgcgcgcacgcgccggggctCGGAGAGTTTGTCGACGCGCAGCGTTTGATCACGCTGTGGCGGGTTTTGCCCAAAGTTTCGTTCGACCCGTCGCAGACGAGGCTGCcggcgggggtgccgaaAGAGGCGCTCGGAGAGGAtcacgcgctcatcgcggacgTGTTCGAGACGCTCAGCGTCCCTTTCGAGCGGTGA